A region of the Halostella limicola genome:
TGATCGTGTTCCCCGAGACGACGTCGTTGGGGATCATCACGTACTCCCCGTTGAACGTCTGGATGCGCGTGTTGACGATGGTGATGTCCGTGACGATCCCCTCCTCGTCCCCGATCTCGACCCAGTCGCCGATCTCGAACGGCCGGGCGAACATGAGGACGAACCCGGCGAGCATCGACCCGAGCGTCTGCCGGGCGGCCATACCGACGATGATGCCGAGGAACCCGGCCCCGACCAGCAGGCCGGAGAGGTTGAAGTTCCACACGCCGAGCACGACGATGATCCCGAGCGACCAGAGGACGACCTGCGTCAGTCGGAGCGTGATCTCCCGCTGGTGCTCGGAGACGGCGTGGCTGGAGTCCTGTAGCTCCGACAGCAGGCCCTTGGCGAACCGGACCAGGATGTGCGTTCCCACGAGCACGACCAGCGTGAACGCCGCGTTCGGGACCGCGTTGCTGCTCACGTTCAGCCGAGCGAACACCTCCCCGACCAGGTCCGCCTGCCCCCAGACCCCGACGCTCACCAGCGCGGCGGCGACGAACCCGACCACGAACCCCAGCGTGGTGAGGGCGTCGGCGTAGATCGGCTTGATCCACTTGGTCAGCACCCCCTTCGTGTACCGCGACAGGCTGGCCGTCGTGACGACGAAGAGGAGACAGAGGAGCGTGACGGCTGTTCGCGCCCCGAGCGACTGGAAGACGTTCGATAGCTCGTTGACGGTCTGTACGACGCTAGCCATCGCCGTCCTCCAGCCCGACGTCCGCGGCGAGCGTCGCCAGCGCGGCGAACTCCGCCGGCGTGACGTTGCCCGCCCGCATGCTCATCAGTTCCTCGCCCGCCGCCTCGACGACGGCGTCGGGGTCGTCCAGCCCGGAGATGTGCGCCGTGTTCCGGACGGCGTTGCGCATCGTCTTCCGCCGCTGGGTGAACACTGCCTTCACGAACCGCAAGAAGAAGTCCGCGTCGTCGACCTCGTAGTCCGGGTCCCGCGGCGTCGTCCGGACGACCGCGCTCTCGACGTCCGGCGGCGGCGAGAACGCTTCCTTCGGCACCGGTTCGACGACCTCGACGTCCGCGTAGTGCTGGGCGGACACCGACAGCCGGCCGTAGTCGTCGCTGCCGGGGGCCGCCGCCATCCGCTCGGCGAACTCCTTCTGGAACATCAAAACGAGCGGCTTCCCCTCGGGCAGCAGCCGGAACGCGATCTCGCTGGAGACGCCGTACGGGAGGTTCGACACCGACGCGGTGAACTCCGGCAGGTCGACCGACAGCGCGTCGCCCTCGATCACCGTCAGCCGCCCCGCATCGATCTCCTCGGCGAACTCCTCGCGCAGGAACTCGACGAGGCCGGGGTCGCGCTCCACCGCCGTGACGGTCTCGGCGACGCCTAACAGCCGGTCGGTCAGCGCGCCGGTCCCCGGGCCGATCTCCAAGACGTGTCCCGTATCGGCGCCCGCGTCGGTCGCGTACGACGGGAGCCGGTCGAGCACGCGGTCGTCGACCAGGAAGTGCTGGTCGCGGTCGGGGTTCCCCCTGACGCCGGCGCGGGCCAGCAGGCCGTCTGGGTCTCTCATTCGGTTATCGCCCGGTAAGCAACGGACGGTTTAAAACCCACCGGCCTGCGTTTGCCCGTCCGCACGCCGCGGCGCTTCGCGGATCCTTACTCCGCTCGCTCCTCGCGGCCGGCGAACGCGCGGTACTTCAGGTCGTCGTCCCGGATCTCCTCGAGGATGCGCTCGGTGAGCACGCCTTTCGGGTCGTGCAGTCCCGAGATGCGGTCCTCCAGGTCCTCGAAGCTCTCGAACCTCCCCCGCTTTCGCTCGTCTAACACGTTGTTGCGGAGCTTCTTCCCGATCCCCGGCAGCAGGTTGAGCTGGTGGAGACGGAGGGTGATCGGCTGGGCGTCGTTGTAGAAGTCGACGAACCGCTCCTCGTTCTCGGTGACGATGTCCTCGATGACGTACTCCAGTTCGGACTGCGCGCCGCCGGAGAGGTCCTCGTACTCGATCGTTCGGACGCGGTCGATCTCTTCGCGCTCCTCCCGGGGTTCGACGACGACGCGGTCGCCGATGCTCGCGTCCGCGTCCTCCTCGAAGACGATCTCGAACAGTCGGAAGTCCGACTCGCCGACGGCGTAGGCAAGCGGCGGCTTCTGGTACTGCGGACGGTCGTCGTCGGCCCGGCCGTGC
Encoded here:
- a CDS encoding mechanosensitive ion channel family protein, with the protein product MASVVQTVNELSNVFQSLGARTAVTLLCLLFVVTTASLSRYTKGVLTKWIKPIYADALTTLGFVVGFVAAALVSVGVWGQADLVGEVFARLNVSSNAVPNAAFTLVVLVGTHILVRFAKGLLSELQDSSHAVSEHQREITLRLTQVVLWSLGIIVVLGVWNFNLSGLLVGAGFLGIIVGMAARQTLGSMLAGFVLMFARPFEIGDWVEIGDEEGIVTDITIVNTRIQTFNGEYVMIPNDVVSGNTIINRTRKGRLRIEVDVGVDYDADVERASEVAKAAMGEVDDILTVPTPQVVVKEFDDSSVLLGLRFWIDNPSARRKWRARTSVIQAVKTAFEDEGIKIPFPQRELTGREETGGFRMAERREATATAPDGGEE
- a CDS encoding 16S ribosomal RNA methyltransferase A — protein: MRDPDGLLARAGVRGNPDRDQHFLVDDRVLDRLPSYATDAGADTGHVLEIGPGTGALTDRLLGVAETVTAVERDPGLVEFLREEFAEEIDAGRLTVIEGDALSVDLPEFTASVSNLPYGVSSEIAFRLLPEGKPLVLMFQKEFAERMAAAPGSDDYGRLSVSAQHYADVEVVEPVPKEAFSPPPDVESAVVRTTPRDPDYEVDDADFFLRFVKAVFTQRRKTMRNAVRNTAHISGLDDPDAVVEAAGEELMSMRAGNVTPAEFAALATLAADVGLEDGDG
- a CDS encoding DUF655 domain-containing protein, giving the protein MTDSDSDGSRPRHAVLLDYLPHGRADDDRPQYQKPPLAYAVGESDFRLFEIVFEEDADASIGDRVVVEPREEREEIDRVRTIEYEDLSGGAQSELEYVIEDIVTENEERFVDFYNDAQPITLRLHQLNLLPGIGKKLRNNVLDERKRGRFESFEDLEDRISGLHDPKGVLTERILEEIRDDDLKYRAFAGREERAE